The Malus domestica chromosome 13, GDT2T_hap1 genome includes a window with the following:
- the LOC103451611 gene encoding pentatricopeptide repeat-containing protein At1g22960, mitochondrial-like, with protein MTLCARASKALAATASAVHHRPLKVRRFSPLSGSFRNCSSTTSLPTAAFSETQYRDLIFDTIDEKPWAFCNSKWVSDRFQAVIVDPDLFIRVLVEIRTRPRIALRFFRWVEGQPGLKRSEFAFCVILEILAHNNLMRPAYWVMERVISVNMHGIVDILINEYMFSKVSLKLLDLLFWVYTKKLMLEQCLSIFDKMIRNRLLPDVKNCNRVLRILRNKHLVTRAKEVYRMMGEAGIKPTIVTYNTMLDSFCKEGEVQQALELLSEMQKRGCFPNDVTYNVLINGLSKKGELEQAKGLIKEMMKAGLRITAFTYNPLICGYCNKGLLEEALSLEKEMVIKGANPTVATYNSLMYGLCKWGRMTDARDQFSNMLNRNIVPDIVSYNTLIYGYCRLGNLGDAFILFDELRHRTFTPTIVTYNTLMDGLCRSGDLAVAGQLKKEMTNQGICPDVFTYTILVNGSCNAGNLSMAKELFDEMLRKGVEPDRFAYNTRIVGELRLGDPSKAFSMQEEIQARGFPPDLFTYNIFVNGICKLGNLDEAYTLLQKMVRDGIVPDHITYTSMIHAHLESGQLMKAREVFYEMLNKGLSPSVITYTVLIHAHAAKGRLELAYMYFSEMQEKRIWPNVVTYNALINGLCKVMRMDQAYEYFTEMEEKGIAPNKYTYTILINENCNMGNWKEALRLYKQMLDRVIEPDSCTHSALFKHLDKDFQLHAVRYLESLISS; from the coding sequence ATGACCCTCTGCGCcagagcttcaaaagctttagcCGCCACTGCCTCAGCCGTACACCACCGTCCTCTCAAGGTACGCCGTTTCTCCCCCCTCTCTGGGTCTTTCCGCAACTGCTCCTCCACTACTTCCCTACCCACCGCAGCTTTCTCCGAGACTCAATACCGGGACCTTATTTTCGACACCATTGACGAAAAGCCCTGGGCTTTTTGCAACTCCAAGTGGGTCTCCGATCGTTTCCAAGCTGTTATTGTCGACCCCGACTTGTTTATTCGAGTCCTCGTCGAGATTAGGACCCGACCCAGGATCGCTCTGAGGTTCTTCCGATGGGTCGAGGGCCAACCGGGTCTTAAAAGATCCGAGTTTGCCTTCTGTGTGATTCTTGAGATTCTGGCTCACAACAATTTGATGAGGCCGGCGTATTGGGTTATGGAGAGGGTGATTAGTGTAAATATGCATGGGATTGTGGATATTTTGATTAATGAGTATATGTTTTCGAAAGTTTCGTTGAAGCTTCTCGATCTCTTGTTCTGGGTTTATACGAAAAAATTGATGCTTGAGCAATGTCTGTCGATTTTCGATAAGATGATTCGAAACCGGTTGTTGCCGGACGTGAAGAACTGCAATAGGGTTCTTAGGATACTTAGAAATAAACACCTTGTGACTAGAGCTAAAGAGGTTTACAGAATGATGGGTGAGGCTGGGATTAAGCCGACGATTGTTACCTATAATACTATGTTGGATTCCTTCTGCAAGGAAGGGGAAGTGCAACAAGCACTTGAACTTTTGTCAGAAATGCAAAAGAGAGGATGTTTTCCGAACGATGTAACGTATAATGTGTTGATCAATGGGCTGTCAAAGAAAGGGGAGCTGGAGCAGGCCAAGGGACTGATCAAGGAAATGATGAAAGCAGGGTTAAGGATTACAGCATTCACTTATAACCCTTTGATTTGCGGGTATTGTAACAAAGGTCTGCTTGAAGAGGCATTATCTCTTGAGAAAGAGATGGTAATTAAAGGAGCGAATCCCACCGTGGCTACTTATAATTCGTTAATGTATGGCCTCTGCAAGTGGGGAAGAATGACTGATGCCAGGGATCAGTTTTCCAATATGTTAAATAGAAATATAGTGCCGGATATAGTTTCATACAACACTCTAATCTACGGGTACTGTAGATTAGGGAACTTGGGGGATGCTTTCATATTGTTTGATGAGTTGAGGCATAGGACTTTCACTCCTACTATCGTCACCTATAACACACTTATGGATGGCCTTTGCAGATCTGGAGACTTGGCTGTTGCTGGGCAGCTTAAAAAAGAAATGACCAATCAAGGAATTTGCCCTGATGTTTTTACATATACCATCTTGGTAAATGGGTCTTGCAATGCGGGAAATTTATCGATGGCTAAAGAGTTATTTGATGAGATGTTGCGTAAAGGAGTGGAGCCAGATCGATTTGCATACAATACTCGAATAGTGGGGGAATTGAGGCTTGGTGACCCGTCCAAGGCATTTAGCATGCAAGAAGAAATACAAGCAAGGGGTTTCCCTCCTGATTTGTTCACATACAATATTTTTGTGAATGGGATATGTAAATTGGGCAATTTAGATGAAGCATATACGTTGTTGCAGAAAATGGTACGTGATGGTATTGTTCCAGATCATATAACATATACTAGCATGATTCATGCTCACCTGGAAAGTGGCCAGCTCATGAAGGCGAGAGAGGTGTTCTATGAGATGCTAAACAAAGGTTTGTCTCCTTCGGTGATAACTTACACGGTATTGATTCATGCACATGCGGCTAAGGGGAGACTAGAACTGGCATATATGTACTTCTCAGAGATGCAAGAGAAGCGTATTTGGCCAAATGTGGTCACCTATAATGCTCTGATAAATGGTCTCTGTAAAGTGATGAGAATGGATCAGGCTTACGAGTATTTTACTGAGATGGAGGAGAAAGGAATAGCTCCAAATAAGTATACATACACTATTTTAATAAATGAGAACTGCAACATGGGCAATTGGAAGGAGGCTTTGAGGTTGTATAAGCAGATGCTTGACAGAGTGATCGAGCCTGATTCTTGTACACACAGTGCACTTTTTAAGCATCTAGACAAAGACTTTCAACTGCATGCAGTTCGATACCTTGAGAGTTTAATTTCAAGCTAG
- the LOC139190581 gene encoding uncharacterized protein, producing the protein MHNMCQVELQLETKQPPLLVTFPGRNEYRIVGLHLLGCCTCMQREQDVGKATCEKSKFESFNPMPIVIRQGESDWIIDMPFLDCADVEIPTLADAASGLDLSGTWMQKNTDESLSSRCNLALENTWTPRIYFRMQWKIDHCSSCGNSPSARQFHICR; encoded by the exons ATGCACAATATGTGTCAAGTAGAACTTCAACTTGAAACAAAACAGCCACCACTTTTGGTTACCTTTCCGGGCAGAAATGAATACAGGATTGTTGGTCTGCATCTCCTTGGTTGCTGCACTTGTATGCAGCGTGAACAAGATGTTGGCAAAG CAACGTGCGAAAAGTCCAAATTCGAATCGTTCAATCCGATGCCTATCGTAATCCGACAAGGGGAAAGCGATTGGATAATCGACATG CCGTTTCTTGACTGCGCTGATGTAGAAATCCCGACGTTGGCCGACGCCGCCAGCGGGTTAGATTTGTCCGGCACTTGGATGCAGAAGAATACTGATGAGAGTTTGAGTTCACGCTGTAACTTGGCACTGGAGAATACTTGGACCCCAAGAATTTACTTCAGGATGCAGTGGAAAATTGACCACTGCTCGTCTTGTGGTAATTCACCTTCTGCGAGGCAATTCCATATTTGTAGATGA
- the LOC103452264 gene encoding palmitoyl-acyl carrier protein thioesterase, chloroplastic-like produces MATFSHPAYFPVRRSSCRDSYEPIKQNLSNIKIDGTSKKPANKVEMAGVATTSISMTLLGNGYVTEQQARQNIPTTKQSVDHFRQGFSIEGGVGYRQRVVIRSYEVGPDKTATLESVLNLLQETALNHVWMSGLLSDGFGATHEMMRNDLIWVVSRMQVQVDQYPIWGEVLEIDTWVQASGKNGMKRDWLIRSQATGHVFARATSTWVMMNRKTRRLSKMPEGVRGEIAPWFIEKQAITDDVPEKIIKLDNNAKYVNSDLKPKRSDLDMNRHVNNVKYVKWMLETIPDDILESHQLTGITLEYRRECGSSDIVQSLCNPEDGMFIERPKQENQSLLDGFSLAAGILENGGFLGSFEKQQLRYTHLLQTNGNLKDEEIVRGRTVWKKKPEPSPFASM; encoded by the exons ATGGCCACCTTCTCTCATCCTGCCTACTTCCCTGTAAGGCGTTCTTCCTGCAGAGATAGCTATGAACCCATTAAGCAAAACCTGAGCAATATCAAGATCGATGGAACTTCCAAGAAACCCGCAAACAAAGTTGAAATGGCCGGTGTGGCAACCACTTCCATTTCCATGACTTTATTAGGAAATGGCTACGTGACTGAGCAGCAAGCCCGACAGAACATTCCGACAACCAAGCAGTCCGTTGATCATTTCCGACAAGGGTTCAGCATCGAAGGTGGCGTGGGGTACAGGCAGAGGGTTGTCATCAGGTCCTATGAGGTCGGGCCGGATAAAACTGCGACACTTGAGAGCGTCCTCAATCTGCTGCAG GAAACTGCATTGAATCATGTGTGGATGTCTGGACTCCTGAGTGATGGATTTGGAGCAACACATGAAATGATGAGGAATGATCTTATTTGGGTTGTGTCCAGAATGCAAGTTCAAGTTGACCAGTATCCAATTTG GGGAGAGGTACTGGAAATCGACACTTGGGTTCAAGCATCAGGGAAGAATGGTATGAAGCGAGACTGGTTGATCCGAAGCCAAGCCACGGGCCATGTTTTCGCTCGTGCGACCAG CACCTGGGTGATGATGAACCGGAAAACTAGGCGTCTTTCGAAAATGCCAGAGGGAGTGAGGGGTGAGATTGCACCTTGGTTCATAGAGAAGCAGGCAATCACAGACGATGTCCCTGAGAAAATCATCAAGTTGGACAACAACGCTAAGTATGTCAACAGCGATCTGAAG CCCAAGAGAAGTGATTTGGACATGAACCGCCATGTCAACAATGTCAAGTATGTAAAATGGATGCTTGAG ACGATTCCTGACGATATTTTGGAGTCTCACCAACTGACTGGAATCACACTAGAATACAGAAGGGAATGTGGGAGTTCAGATATAGTTCAATCGCTTTGCAATCCAGAAGATGGAATGTTCATAGAGAGACCGAAACAAGAGAATCAAAGTTTGCTGGATGGATTTTCTCTGGCAGCTGGAATTCTTGAGAACGGCGGGTTTTTGGGCTCCTTTGAGAAGCAACAATTGAGATATACACATCTCCTCCAAACAAATGGGAACCTTAAAGATGAAGAGATTGTTCGAGGACGGACTGTTTGGAAGAAAAAACCAGAGCCCTCCCCATTTGCTTCTATGTAG
- the LOC139190435 gene encoding large ribosomal subunit protein P1-like, with translation MSASELACTYATLILHDEGIPVTAEKIATLVKVANVPVESYWPGLFAKLSGKRNIEDLVLNAKSFTRC, from the exons ATGTCGGCTTCAGAGCTTGCTTGCACCTACGCCACTCTGATCCTCCATGACGAAGGCATCCCCGTCACTGCCGAGAAGATTGCAACCTTGGTGAAAGTTGCCAATGTCCCTGTCGAGTCTTACTGGCCTGGCCTCTTCGCCAAGCTTTCCGGGAAGAGAAACATCGAGGATCTTGTCCTGAAtgctaaatcattcacta ggtgctaa